One genomic segment of Bacteroides caccae includes these proteins:
- a CDS encoding LruC domain-containing protein, with protein sequence MKKKNILFATCLLGAFAFSSCEKNLYDESKQSEKEIKMTDLNIPEDFQWNLTQVTKGTTIANTQTKVSLFLDEKCSKDEKVATIPVYNKAINLPLSLPTYVKTIYAQYQSKSGKMITKSVAVNANGSYTLNIPDAIEAIPTRAITRDNNKKDDDYNIEDDIKYDKERGVVYHPKKGWGTIMFEDQFPSLGDYDFNDFVANYQVLFEVSKAKEKDEYESKYIVIGLCLKAVGGVFPYNPYLRLKKIKNKNIESVMMSHYKTGEEIEVNLIDNKNPKGNLIIDCTPLVQNLDRRGSKYFNTERNALVTKEEDLPEIIIEIKLKEPKEIDDILEDDEFDLYLKRNDNGTEIHMNGIEPIAYQYPFNDKNLYPIYEEGEEEDDNYYYSNERLIWGLRVPGNVAHTIEKGDFLKAYKGFAKWAQSGGKNEQNWYNQGNADDNLLIHY encoded by the coding sequence ATGAAAAAGAAAAATATCCTATTTGCAACCTGTTTATTGGGAGCATTCGCTTTCAGTTCCTGCGAGAAGAATCTCTATGATGAAAGTAAGCAATCTGAGAAAGAAATCAAAATGACCGATCTCAACATTCCGGAAGACTTTCAGTGGAATTTAACTCAAGTCACTAAAGGAACGACTATTGCCAACACACAGACTAAAGTTTCATTATTTCTAGATGAAAAATGTAGTAAAGATGAAAAAGTAGCAACTATCCCGGTATATAATAAGGCTATTAATTTACCTTTAAGTCTTCCGACTTACGTAAAAACTATATATGCCCAATACCAAAGTAAAAGCGGTAAAATGATTACTAAATCTGTAGCCGTAAATGCTAATGGTAGCTACACACTTAATATCCCTGATGCCATTGAAGCTATTCCGACTCGTGCTATCACACGCGATAACAATAAAAAAGATGATGATTATAATATAGAAGATGATATAAAATATGATAAAGAGCGAGGAGTCGTTTATCATCCTAAAAAAGGTTGGGGAACAATTATGTTTGAAGACCAATTTCCTTCACTCGGTGATTATGATTTCAATGATTTTGTAGCAAATTATCAAGTACTATTTGAAGTAAGCAAAGCAAAAGAAAAAGATGAATACGAAAGTAAGTACATAGTGATAGGTCTATGTTTAAAAGCCGTCGGAGGCGTATTCCCCTATAATCCTTATTTGAGGCTCAAAAAAATAAAAAACAAAAACATCGAAAGCGTTATGATGAGTCATTATAAAACAGGAGAAGAAATTGAAGTTAACCTAATTGACAATAAGAATCCAAAAGGTAATCTCATCATTGATTGCACTCCTTTAGTTCAAAACTTAGATAGACGTGGAAGTAAATACTTCAATACAGAGAGGAATGCTTTAGTAACCAAGGAGGAAGATCTGCCTGAAATTATTATTGAAATTAAACTCAAAGAACCAAAAGAAATAGATGATATATTAGAAGACGACGAGTTTGATTTATATCTAAAACGTAATGATAACGGAACGGAAATACACATGAACGGTATTGAACCAATAGCTTACCAATACCCATTCAATGACAAAAATTTATATCCGATATATGAAGAAGGAGAGGAAGAAGACGATAACTACTATTATAGTAACGAACGTCTGATCTGGGGATTAAGAGTACCGGGAAATGTAGCACACACCATTGAAAAAGGTGATTTCCTGAAAGCCTATAAAGGTTTTGCCAAATGGGCACAAAGTGGTGGCAAGAATGAACAGAACTGGTATAACCAAGGAAATGCTGACGACAATCTATTGATTCATTACTAA